The following DNA comes from Halorhabdus tiamatea SARL4B.
TCAGGCCGACCGTCCACAGCGCCGAAGTCTATTTGGGTTCCTCCCGCGAGTTAGGCAGTATGACAGACCGGTACAGACAGTCCGACTGGCTCGTCGATCGGCTTCGGAACGTCCTCCGGTTCTATTATCCCGCCGGTATCGACGACGAATACGGCGGCTACATCGCTCAACTCGACGAGGAGACCGGCGAAGTCTACGACGCTGAGTCGAAACACCTGGTCGCCACGACCCGCTACGTCGTGAACTTCTGTCTCGGGGATCGGTTCGACGGCGACGGGCCGTGGCTCGGGGCCGCCGAGCGCGGCGTCGAATTCCTTCGAGAGAGCCACTACGATCCAGAAACCGGTGGCTACGACTGGCTGCTCGAAGGCTCTGAGACGGTCGATCGACGACGCGTCTGCTACGGGCACGCTTTCGTCCTCCTTGCGTACGCCAGAGCACACGAGGCCGGCATAGACGCGGCTCGCGAGGGGATCGAGGAGACGTACGGTCTCCTGCTGGAGCACTTCTGGGAACCAGCGTATCACCTCTGTAAGAGCGAGTTCGACGGCGACTTCGATGACGCATCGGACTATCGCGGGCAAAACGCCAACATGCACACCTGCGAGGCGATGCTCGCCGCCCACGAGGCGACCGGCGAGGATCGGTATCTCGATCGCGCTCGCGAAATCGCCCACGCGCTCACCGTCGACCTGGCCGCCGAAGACGACGGCCGGTTGTGGGAACACTACACCGAGGAGTGGGACCACGACATGGATTACAATCGAGACAAACCGGCGGACCTCTTTCGCCCGTGGGGCTACCAGCCGGGCCATCACATCGAGTGGGCGAAGCTGCTGGCGATTCTGGACCGGTACGCCGACGTCGACTGGGCGATCGACCGCGCCGAGGAACTGTTCGAGATCGCCATCGAAGACGGGTGGGACGACGAATACGGCGGATTCTACTACACTTTCGACCGCGACGGCGAGCCGATCGTCGAAGACAAATACGGCTGGCCGGTCGCCGAGGGGATCGGCGCGGCCGCGGCGCTCTACGAGCGAACCGGTGACGAGGGCTACCTGGACTGGTACGACCGTCTCTGGGACTATGCTCAGGACTACCTGAGCGCCCCCGGCGGGAATTTCTACACCAAGTTGACGCGGGAGAACGAACCGGTCGAGACTGACGAAGGGCCAGCCGTCGAGCCCGGGTATCACCCGATCGGGGCCTGTTTCGAGGGGCTTCGGTCGCTGTCGGGCGATACGTAGGCGGCTCGACGCACCGCGCTCCCCGTCACTCGGCGGTGAGTTCGACGGGGTACTCGGTCAGGTTTTCCGCACCGTCTTCGGTGACGACCAGGAAATCCTCGATCCTGACGCCGCCGACGTCGGG
Coding sequences within:
- a CDS encoding AGE family epimerase/isomerase produces the protein MTDRYRQSDWLVDRLRNVLRFYYPAGIDDEYGGYIAQLDEETGEVYDAESKHLVATTRYVVNFCLGDRFDGDGPWLGAAERGVEFLRESHYDPETGGYDWLLEGSETVDRRRVCYGHAFVLLAYARAHEAGIDAAREGIEETYGLLLEHFWEPAYHLCKSEFDGDFDDASDYRGQNANMHTCEAMLAAHEATGEDRYLDRAREIAHALTVDLAAEDDGRLWEHYTEEWDHDMDYNRDKPADLFRPWGYQPGHHIEWAKLLAILDRYADVDWAIDRAEELFEIAIEDGWDDEYGGFYYTFDRDGEPIVEDKYGWPVAEGIGAAAALYERTGDEGYLDWYDRLWDYAQDYLSAPGGNFYTKLTRENEPVETDEGPAVEPGYHPIGACFEGLRSLSGDT